Sequence from the Christiangramia fulva genome:
GGACAGAAGTTCTTATGAGAGAAATCCCGAAATTCCTTCTTGACGGTGTGGCCCTTCATTCTTATTCTTTCGTGGAATGGAATGATAAAGGTTCTGCAACCGATTTTACCGAAAAACAATATTTCAAAACCATGCAACGCGCACTGATGATGGATGAGCTGGTGACAAAACATAGCGCGATCATGGAAAAATATGATCCTGAAAATAAAGTGGCCCTCATCGTTGATGAATGGGGTGGCTGGTATAATCCGCAAGAAGGAACCAATCCAGGCTTCCTGTATCAGCAAAATACCATGCGTGACGCTATGATTGCCGGCACCACACTCAATATTTTTAATAACCATGCAAGGAGGGTGAAAATGGCGAATTTGGCCCAGGCCGTTAATGTGCTTCAGGCAGTAATCCTTACCGATGGTGAAAAGATGTTGCTCACTCCCACCTATTATGTAATGGAAATGTATAAAGTGCATCAGGACGCCGATTTGATTCCTGTTGAACTTGAAAGTGTAGATTATGAATTAGACGGGGAAAGCCTTCCGGCTATTTCGGTCTCTGCTTCCCGCTCTAAGGAAGGAAAAGTGCATGTTTCTCTGGTGAATATTGATGCGGAAGAAGATCATGAAGTAGAACTGGATCTTTCAGATCTTAAAATTGATGGTTTAACCGCTGAAATTTTGACTTCTAACAAAGTTCAGGATTATAATTCATTTGAAAATCCGAAAAAAATTCAGCCAAAAGAATTTAAAGATTTTAAATTAAAGAAGGGAAAATTAAAAGTTGAGCTTCCTCCATTTTCCGTGGTAATGCTTTCTGAAAAATAATATGAAAAAGCACAAACTACATATATGGGTATTCATCCTGGGAATTGTTTCAATTTCACTGTTTTCCTGTAGTAAAGATGATCCCAAAGATCCAGGACCAAATCCTGCACCTGGAGAAGGTCAGAATGGCGGAGGCGAAGAAAATCCCACCGAAACGGGAATTGATTTTACGGCCATTACCGATACTTATTATGATGTAGCCGGAGCTGAAAATGTTTACAGCTGGGGACTTTACAACGTCCACGATCCTTCGATAATTAAGGCTGGTGACACTTATTATTCCTATAGCAC
This genomic interval carries:
- a CDS encoding alpha-N-arabinofuranosidase, with the translated sequence MKKKKLNFILTVIFAIAATGVKAQEVSEIVLNPSENPTVINKNIYGHFAEHLGHLIYGGLYVGEDSSIPNTNGVRNDIIEALKNLNIPVLRWPGGCFADTYHWKDGIGPKEDRPTIVNQWWGGVTEDNSFGTHDFLNLCEELGAEPYLAANVGSGTVKELADWVQYVNHAGESPMANLRRENGREDPWNVKYWGIGNEAWGCGGHMTAEYYANIYKKYATFMTDWSNGAGLFRIASGANVDDYHWTEVLMREIPKFLLDGVALHSYSFVEWNDKGSATDFTEKQYFKTMQRALMMDELVTKHSAIMEKYDPENKVALIVDEWGGWYNPQEGTNPGFLYQQNTMRDAMIAGTTLNIFNNHARRVKMANLAQAVNVLQAVILTDGEKMLLTPTYYVMEMYKVHQDADLIPVELESVDYELDGESLPAISVSASRSKEGKVHVSLVNIDAEEDHEVELDLSDLKIDGLTAEILTSNKVQDYNSFENPKKIQPKEFKDFKLKKGKLKVELPPFSVVMLSEK